Part of the bacterium genome is shown below.
TTTAGTACTGCCTGTTTGTTCATAGGTTTTTCTTTTACCTCCGGTTTGTCTTAAAGGAGGGTCTCTCCTTGTTGGTTATATTTTATTGTTTGTTTTTTTACCGGGATTTGCCACATAATGCACATAAGCCACAAATCGTTCTTGCTTGAAAAATATTTATTTTTGAACTCTTTATTCCTTTACAGCATTTATTTATGTGCGTTTTGTGCTTTCTGTGGCTAATTATTCTTTTGTTCTTCCGATTCTTCCAGCAGTTCCCTGTCTTCTTTTGACAGTGGTATCTTGGATAGCAGGTCCGGCCTGAATTCTTTGGTGATCCTCAGTGATTCCCCCCGCCGCCATTTCTGGATCTGGCCGTGATGTCCGGAACGCAGCACCTCGGGCACCTTCATCCCCCGGAAGTCCTCGGGCCGGGTATAGTGGGGATGGTCCAGCAGTCCGTTCTCAAAGGAATCGCGCTCGGCCGACACCGGATCGGAGATGGCCCCCGGCAGCAGCCGGACTATGGAGTCGATGATGGCCAGGGCAGCGATCTCGCCGCCGGACAGGATGTAGTCGCCGATAGAGATGTCCAGGTCCACTATGGTCCGCACCCGCTCGTCGATGTCCTTGTAGTGCCCGCACAGGAATGCCAGGTGATCTTCGGTCTTGAGGGATTGGGCCGTTTCCTGGGTGTAGGTCTTGCCCCGGGGCGAAAGCAGGATCACTTTGGGTTTGGGCATTTTGGAACGAAGTTCCTCGACCGCAGCGAAGATCGGTTCGGGCTTCATGATCATCCCCGGTCCCCCGCCATATGGCTCGTCATCGCAGACCCGGTGCTTGTCGTGGGCAAAATCGCGAATGTTGACCAGGTTGAATTCCACCAGACCCTTTTGGCTGGCCAGCCCGATGATGCTTTCGTTTAAGGCCGCCGGGAACATTCCCGGAAAGAGCGTCAGTACCGTGATCTTCATCGCAGGCCCTCCAGGTCGCGGATCACCATCCGGCCCTGCTCCAGTTCGATCTTCACTATCACCGGCCCCTTGGACGGAACGTAGAACTTTTCCCGGTCCGACTGCACCAGGTAGATGTCTCCGGCCGGGTACTCTTCTACTTGGACTATCTGGCCCAGCTCCCGGTCCTGTTCCGAGACCACTTTAAGTCCTATGATCTGAAAGGTGTAGTACTGCCCGGGCGGCAGGGGCCTCAGCTCCTCGTCCAGAATGGCCAACTCGGCGCCCTTCAGTTCTTCGGCCTGTTCCACGCTGATGACCTCTTTCAGCTTCAGCAGCCCGAACCGGTCCTGAGGGGAAAAACTTTCCACCACCACCGGCGTGATATCCCCGCCCTGCACCAGCAGCAGCCGGCTTTGGGGGGCAAAGCGCAAAGGGTTGTCCGAGTCCACCTTCACCTTCAGCGTCCCTACAAGACCGTGGGGCCTTACCACCGTGGCCACGTAGACCAGGCGCTCCCGGTCTATCCGGCCGGGATCAAAGTTCTGCATTAGATTCAAGCGCCTGCTGACTACTCGATTATTTCCAGGCCGGTGCGCTTGCCGATCTTGGACCCGGCCGCCGACAGCAGGGTGCGGATTGACTGGGCGGTGCGGCCCCGTTTGCCGATCACCTTGCCGATGTCATCCTTGGCCACCCGCAGCTCGTAGACCAGAGTGCCGGCATCCTTCTGATTCTCGGTGATGCTGACCTTCTCCGGCTGGTCCACCAGCGACTTGACCAGGTATTCCACTAAATCTTTTAACATATTGGTTTAGTCCTTTTTCTTTTGGGCCGCCAGTCTTACCTTGTGGGATTTTTTGGTGGAAGCCTGGGTGAAGTTCAGCTTTACCTCCTTGGGGTCGCCGCCGGCCTTGACCGCGGCTTCGGCCAGCTTGATGATCCGCTGGGCGGTGGGCGAGGCGATGGCGCCGTTCTTCAGCCACACCCGGGTCTTTTCCAGGTTGATCCTGGCTTCCTTGGGGTTGGCTCCGGGCCGATAGGTTCCCAAAGTGTCCAGCTGGGCTCCGTCCTTCTTGGAGCGGGTGGGCGCGACCACTATCCGGTAATAGGCGATCTTGTTGGCCCCCATCCGGGTCATCCTGATTGATACTGACATTAACCTGTCTCCTCCTTGATGTTTTTTGTTTGTTTTATATTTATTTACTTACTTAGCCGACGAGTTAAAACGAACTAATTTTCCCCATTGTATGTCCCCGTTATCGTCACAAAATTCATTGGCATATTACTTTAAACGGAGCATTTCACTTATTGAGTCAGATATTGCTTCATACCATTTTATTTTTTCACCGATTACTTCTTTTATTTTTACCACCTCATCAAGTGTTAAATCTTTTCCCAACTCTTGATTGGCAACTGTTTGAATATCTTCAACAGTTAGCGAATAAATAATGTTACTTTTCTTCATTGCACTTTAAATTAATGATAAAATTTGTTTTCACGATGCCAAGTAATTGCATTTTGGTGAGGATGAATTTCTTTTCTTTTGGGTAGGCTGATTTTTGAGTTATTGCTTGAAAGACTTCTCCTGAAGTCGTAATTATTCATTTTCCCATATCCTGTAGGCAATGAATTAATCTTGGAAGATACTTGAATGGTAAAATCATTCTGTAACGTGAACCAACCGGCATCAAAAGCCCAATGATGCAGACGACATAGCGCCAGCCCATTTAAAATATCATCTTTCCCTTTGGAACTAACCGGAACAATATGTGCAGCCTCAACCTCCCACGAAATAGAATCGGGCGAATTTATTTTCAATCCACAAAGTGCGCATTTATAATCATAAACTTCAATTATTGCCTGCCTGAATCCTCTTGTCCTTAATACCAATTCCCTTGTAACTTTCTTTACTCTCTTTTCTTCGTAAAGAGGGTTGTAGTTCTCTGGTCGTGATATTTCGGTTAGTTTTTTGACTATCTTCTGAACTTCAAAAGATTTTGTGGGAAGAAATTCTTTTTGCGATTTAGGTATATTCAGAAGCCTTAATGCTTCATCATATCCACCTTCCGTAAGCATCCATTCCTTTTTATTGGTCAGAAGAATCGTTGCGGTCGGCCTTGAAACTAATTT
Proteins encoded:
- the trmD gene encoding tRNA (guanosine(37)-N1)-methyltransferase TrmD, with amino-acid sequence MKITVLTLFPGMFPAALNESIIGLASQKGLVEFNLVNIRDFAHDKHRVCDDEPYGGGPGMIMKPEPIFAAVEELRSKMPKPKVILLSPRGKTYTQETAQSLKTEDHLAFLCGHYKDIDERVRTIVDLDISIGDYILSGGEIAALAIIDSIVRLLPGAISDPVSAERDSFENGLLDHPHYTRPEDFRGMKVPEVLRSGHHGQIQKWRRGESLRITKEFRPDLLSKIPLSKEDRELLEESEEQKNN
- a CDS encoding KH domain-containing protein yields the protein MLKDLVEYLVKSLVDQPEKVSITENQKDAGTLVYELRVAKDDIGKVIGKRGRTAQSIRTLLSAAGSKIGKRTGLEIIE
- the rimM gene encoding ribosome maturation factor RimM (Essential for efficient processing of 16S rRNA), which translates into the protein MQNFDPGRIDRERLVYVATVVRPHGLVGTLKVKVDSDNPLRFAPQSRLLLVQGGDITPVVVESFSPQDRFGLLKLKEVISVEQAEELKGAELAILDEELRPLPPGQYYTFQIIGLKVVSEQDRELGQIVQVEEYPAGDIYLVQSDREKFYVPSKGPVIVKIELEQGRMVIRDLEGLR
- the rpsP gene encoding 30S ribosomal protein S16 produces the protein MSVSIRMTRMGANKIAYYRIVVAPTRSKKDGAQLDTLGTYRPGANPKEARINLEKTRVWLKNGAIASPTAQRIIKLAEAAVKAGGDPKEVKLNFTQASTKKSHKVRLAAQKKKD
- a CDS encoding HNH endonuclease; the encoded protein is MSYEGKMLRDLAMPTRKEVEQALLITLLKHNGVIKEFASGADIVNDIANDFDLKDDQRTTVLERIYRKENRIVKTPLWHRLLYRAADSLAKEKLVSRPTATILLTNKKEWMLTEGGYDEALRLLNIPKSQKEFLPTKSFEVQKIVKKLTEISRPENYNPLYEEKRVKKVTRELVLRTRGFRQAIIEVYDYKCALCGLKINSPDSISWEVEAAHIVPVSSKGKDDILNGLALCRLHHWAFDAGWFTLQNDFTIQVSSKINSLPTGYGKMNNYDFRRSLSSNNSKISLPKRKEIHPHQNAITWHRENKFYH